A single Anopheles arabiensis isolate DONGOLA chromosome 2, AaraD3, whole genome shotgun sequence DNA region contains:
- the LOC120894336 gene encoding uncharacterized protein LOC120894336, with the protein MYRMPMGFSIQQVLSMMMTWVFPLALNDMLLVGACTATEKALQQFEQQLCEVGKMANTQNVECEQMITSFSLYVAEQKPKFRILKSINLSFNLIYASCGVIATYLTVFLQFDNGDSL; encoded by the exons ATGTATCGCATGCCGATGGGATTTTCCATTCAGCAGGTActgtcgatgatgatgacttgGGTGTTTCCGTTGGCGCTGAACGACATGTTGCTAGTTGGTGCGTGTACAGCAACGGAAAAAGCACTGCAGCAGTTTGAGCAGCAACTTTGTGAGGTtggcaaaatggcaaacacacaaaatgtgGAGTGTGAGCAAATGATCACTAGTTTCAGCCTGTACGTGGCAGAGCAGAAGCCAAAGTTTCGCATTctgaaatcaatcaatttaagCTTTAATTTGATCTATGCG AGCTGCGGAGTAATTGCCACGTATTTAACAGTGTTTCTACAGTTCGACAATGGAGACTCTCTCTGA
- the LOC120893791 gene encoding 39S ribosomal protein L55, mitochondrial: protein MQFTKLLAGLSLNANSSLARGLSSNTAAIVKVHRSIYARRYPTMMVLPDGATINLSYHEPRRIIKLPLDLSLLSEAERKARIEKRKPKQKIRIDDDVEDTFSANKYLKYMKKK from the exons ATGCAGTTTACAAAACTATTGGCCGGATTGAGTTTAAACGCAAACAGCAGCCTGGCACGCGGTCTGTCGTCGAACACAGCGGCAATAGTGAAGGTGCACCGTAGCATCTACGCCCGGCGCTATCCCACCATGATGGTGCTGCCCGATGGTGCGACCATCAACCTCAGCTATCACGAACCAAGAAGGATCATTAAG ctgCCGCTTGACCTAAGCCTGCTGTCAGAAGCGGAACGTAAAGCACGCATCGAAAAGCGTAAACCAAAGCAGAAGATTCGCATCGACGACGATGTGGAGGATACATTTAGCGCAAACAAATATCTAAAGTATATGAAGAAGAAATAG
- the LOC120907058 gene encoding uncharacterized protein LOC120907058, giving the protein MLLSAVRDLSVLRTLVANTSEVRVCVWIVLIFGKVLPAQSVCNHRLKMTRTCWNPVVTILWLCALATVRCSAQTTIGASVVLDPQDVTVIVGERQSFFAKVRGMLSQDARLNLTTDHTDLVEIFPTSIVVSPGDGGFIDRVYEIVLLGLSPGQFDVDANVLPTGLIDDAAAFIRVTVANSQPIILISSVIGWIYFAAWTVSFWPQMIVNYRRQSVVGLSFDFLTLNLVGHSVYAAFNCALFWSGFIEQEYLDRNPRGLNPVLANDVAFSIHATIATLLTVTQCFIYERGEQKVSRIAWGIITVFIVVIVVAGVLVGTATFHWLDFLYVLSYIKLSVTLIKYVPQAVLNFRRKSTVGWSIENVLLDFTGGMLSMLQMLLNGYNYDDWASIFGDPTKFGLGLFSVMFDILFMVQHYVLYRNRANEKTLQEDSSTTTTTASNGGSKDSLPCNVIAKCVFGLLLIIAASTTAQSNKTLLRLQFGPQDTTIIVGQAKNVTLRLHGPLSETVTVNFTQTNATNANAYVQVTPSTIAFTPPSSNFIDRSERVSLRGLRAGIFDLLAHLSPSSALVDQSQAFVRVTVAKSWSLISVSSVIGWTYFLAWTWSFWPQIWENRTRASVVGLSFDYLALNLLGHTMYAAFNCALFWNGSVQAEYLRRNPRGLIPVLANDVAFSLHAVFATGLIIVQCFFYERGQQKVSYTARAIMTVFALVVMISGVLVATGTYLWLDFFYNLSYIKLAVTLVKYVPQAVLNYRRKSTIGWSIGNVLLDFTGGSFSMLQMLVNGYNYDDWDSIFGDGAKFGLGLFSVLFDVLFIVQHYILYRNSNYIELRGENYPGPGSVTTAPRQNIST; this is encoded by the exons ATGTTATTATCAGCGGTGCGAGATTTGTCGGTGCTACGCACTTTGGTGGCAAACACAAGcgaagtgcgtgtgtgtgtgtggattgtgTTGATTTTTGGGAAG GTCTTGCCAGCGCAGAGTGTTTGCAACCATCGGCTGAAGATGACGAGGACTTGCTGGAATCCAGTCGTGACGATACTTTGGCTGTGCGCGCTTGCCACCGTCCGGTGCAGTGCGCAAACGACGATCGGTGCTAGCGTAGTGCTCGATCCACAGGATGTGACGGTGATAGTGGGCGAGCGGCAGTCGTTCTTTGCCAAGGTGCGGGGCATGCTGTCGCAGGACGCACGGCTCAACCTGACCACCGACCATACCGATCTGGTCGAGATCTTTCCCACCTCGATCGTGGTAAGCCCGGGCGACGGAGGTTTCATCGATCGGGTGTACGAGATCGTACTGCTCGGCCTGTCCCCTGGTCAGTTCGATGTGGATGCGAACGTGCTACCGACCGGGCTGATCGATGATGCGGCCGCGTTCATTCGCGTGACGGTCGCCAACTCGCAGCCCATCATCTTGATCTCGAGCGTGATCGGGTGGATctactttgcggcgtggaccGTCTCCTTCTGGCCCCAGATGATCGTCAACTATCGGCGGCAGAGTGTGGTGGGACTGTCGTTCGACTTCCTCACGCTGAATCTCGTCGGCCACTCGGTGTACGCCGCGTTCAACTGTGCGCTGTTCTGGAGCGGCTTCATCGAGCAGGAGTACCTGGATCGTAATCCGCGCGGTCTCAACCCGGTACTCGCCAATGATGTAGCGTTTTCGATACACGCCACCATCGCTACGCTGCTCACGGTGACGCAGTGCTTCATCTACGAG CGTGGTGAGCAAAAAGTGTCCCGAATCGCCTGGGGCATCATTACCGTgttcatcgtcgtcatcgtcgtggCGGGTGTGCTGGTCGGTACGGCCACCTTCCACTGGCTAGACTTTTTGTACGTGCTGAGCTACATAAAGCTTTCGGTGACGCTGATCAAGTACGTACCGCAGGCGGTACTGAACTTCCGTCGCAAGAGCACCGTTGGCTGGAGCATAGAGAATGTGCTGCTGGACTTTACCGGAGGCATGCTCAGTATGCTTCAGATGCTGCTGAACGGTTACAATTATG ATGATTGGGCCTCGATATTTGGCGATCCTACCAAGTTTGGGCTTGGATTGTTCTCTGTGATGTTCGACATTCTATTTATGGTGCAGCATTACGTCCTCTACAG GAATCGTGCGAATGAGAAAACGTTACAGGAAGACTCGTCGACTACGACCACCACCGCGAGTAACGGAGGAAGCAAGGACAGTCTGCC CTGTAAC GTGATAG caaaATGCGTTTTTGGACTGTTACTTATTATTG cagcatcaacgaCGGcccaaagcaacaaaacgctGTTGCGCTTACAGTTTGGACCACAGGACACGACGATTATCGTGGGTCAAGCTAAGAATGTAACGCTTCGCTTACACGGGCCCCTATCCGAAACGGTGACTGTAAACTTCACGCAAACCAACGCCACTAACGCCAATGCCTACGTGCAAGTGACACCCAGTACGATCGCGTTCACTCCGCCATCTTCCAATTTTATCGACCGCTCGGAGCGCGTGTCATTGCGCGGACTGCGGGCAGGCATATTCGATCTGTTGGCCCATCTCTCTCCCTCCAGCGCACTGGTCGACCAAAGCCAAGCGTTCGTGCGCGTCACGGTAGCGAAATCGTGGAGTCTTATCAGCGTATCGTCCGTGATTGGCTGGACGTACTTCCTCGCCTGGACGTGGTCATTCTGGCCACAGATATGGGAAAATCGGACCCGCGCCAGCGTAGTCGGCCTTTCGTTTGACTACCTCGCGCTGAACCTGCTGGGCCACACGATGTATGCCGCCTTCAACTGTGCGCTGTTTTGGAACGGTTCCGTACAGGCGGAGTACCTGCGGCGCAATCCACGCGGCTTGATACCGGTGCTGGCAAATGATGTGGCGTTTTCGCTGCATGCCGTCTTTGCCACGGGGCTGATCATTGTGCAGTGCTTCTTCTACGAGCGTGGCCAACAGAAGGTGTCCTACACGGCGCGCGCCATCATGACCGTGTTCGCCCTGGTTGTGATGATATCGGGCGTGTTGGTTGCTACCGGTACGTACCTTTGGCTCGATTTCTTCTACAACCTTAGCTACATTAAGCTAGCCGTTACATTGGTCAAGTACGTACCGCAGGCCGTGCTAAACTACCGGCGCAAAAGCACGATCGGATGGAGCATCGGTAATGTGCTGCTAGACTTTACCGGTGGATCGTTCAGCATGCTGCAGATGCTAGTCAACGGATACAATTATG ATGATTGGGATTCAATCTTCGGAGATGGGGCAAAGTTTGGTCTGGGACTGTTTTCCGTGCTGTTCGATGTACTCTTCATTGTGCAGCATTACATATTGTACAG AAACTCCAACTACATTGAACTTCGCGGTGAAAACTATCCCGGTCCGGGGAGCGTGACTACCGCTCCTAGGCAGAATATTTCCACTTAA